Proteins encoded in a region of the Natator depressus isolate rNatDep1 chromosome 23, rNatDep2.hap1, whole genome shotgun sequence genome:
- the ODAD1 gene encoding outer dynein arm-docking complex subunit 1 isoform X1, with translation MPLHRSASSTRSEGSDLDLEGIAESELAKLQRQFRLLAGDRHAYTLQSQETIRKQLADLQRLEKEREGLLRELRVAEGRANRQREQEKAGSLRALLRHQDQVEEQAATERRTVAQLDHEIRSWEKRLAGLAKQVGSTGVSQRHKAQGQRRVRTLENQLDKASARFNSQLTLNAGLREELETLRIERGRFEHLYRRLERELQETRKAIGAVIDSSSSAFDARDEAQTKLGQLREKAEKDLAQYGAEMKELQRVLDHDRRLRRFLDIKVQERTFTQEALEAKRKREQEEAEGKHRDPREELLESYETAFKEIQQLTGEDDLDVLVEKFIAVEDRNFAQFNYVNEQNNELERLGERITQVRREIQEAQAQEQQEQQEQWAQTLALEMQQEAVVQEAQELLSKEKVVRKTLEQLKEGIRSLFRKLDCQCSELDLALGGSAVVQDRNISVFLGLLEQRAHELLAMRSYLASKNYDLPYHPEETARLLLGQMVGYAPKAYPLRPPTAGEEYEAGTEEEERPLTHSELRDRILREVLSKEETPSHK, from the exons atgcCACTGCACCGATCCGCCTCAAGTACCCGCTCGGAGGGCAGCGACCTGGACCTAGAGGGCATCG CCGAGAGTGAGCTGGCCAAGCTGCAGCGCCAGTTCCGGCTGCTAGCGGGCGACCGCCATGCCTACACCCTGCAGTCCCAGGAGACCATCCGCAAGCAGCT GGCCGACCTGCAACGGCTAGAGAAGGAGCGGGAGGGGCTGCTGCGGGAGCTGCGGGTGGCAGAGGGCCGTGCCAACAGGCAGCGGGAGCAGGAGAAGGCTGGCAGCCTGCGTGCCCTGCTGCGACACCAGGaccaggtggaggagcaggcgGCCACGGAGAGGAGGACGGTGGCCCAGCTAGACCATGAG ATCCGGAGCTGGGAGAAGCGGCTGGCGGGGCTGGCGAAGCAGGTGGGCAGCACAGGAGTCAGCCAGCGGCACAAGGCCCAGGGCCAGAGGAGGGTGCGCACCCTGGAGAACCAGTTGGACAAG GCATCAGCCCGGTTCAACTCCCAGCTGACGCTGAACGCCGGCCTGCGCGAGGAGCTGGAGACCCTGCGTATCGAACGTGGGCGCTTCGAACACCTCTAccgcaggctggagagg gagctgcaggagacgCGGAAAGCCATTGGAGCCGTGATTGACTCCTCCTCCTCGGCCTTTGATGCTAG GGACGAGGCCCAGACCAAGCTGGGGCAGCTGCGGGAGAAGGCGGAGAAGGACCTGGCCCAGTATGGGGCCGAGATGAAGGAGCTGCAGCGGGTTCTGGACCACGACCGGCGCTTACGTCGCTTCCTGGACATCAAGGTGCAGGAGCGGACGTTCACCCAGGAGGCGCTGGAGGCCAAGCGCAAGAGAG AGCAAGAGGAGGCCGAGGGGAAACACCGGGACcccagggaggagctgctggaaTCCTATGAAACTGCCTTTAAGGAGATTCAACAGCTGACAGGGGAGGACGACCTGGATGTGCTGGTGGAGAAATTCATAGCAG ttGAGGACCGGAATTTCGCCCAGTTCAACTACGTCAATGAGCAGAACAACGAGCTGGAGCGACTGGGGGAGCGAATCACCCAG GTGCGCCGGGAGATCCAGGAGGCACAggcccaggagcagcaggagcagcaggagcagtgggcgcAGACCCTGGCACTGGAGATGCAGCAGGAGGCTGTCGTGCAGGAGGCCCAGGAGCTGCTGAGCAAAGAGAAGGTGGTCAGGAAAACCCTGGAACAGCTCAAAGAGG GGATCAGGTCGCTGTTCAGGAAGCTGGACTGTCAGTGCTCGGAGCTGGATTTGGCGCTGGGGGGCTCGGCTGTGGTGCAGGACAGGAACATCTCCGTGTTCCTGGGTCTCCTGGAGCAGCGGGCCCACGAGCTGTTGGCCATGCGCTCCTACCTGGCCTCCAAG aattaCGATCTGCCCTACCACCCCGAAGAGACGGCTCGACTGCTCCTGGGGCAGATGGTGGGTTATGCCCCCAAAGCGTACCCCCTGCGGCCCCCCACTGCTGG gGAGGAATATGAAGCTGGGACTGAGGAAGAAGAACGACCCCTCACCCACAGTGAACTGAGAGACCGCATCCTCCGGGAG GTGCTGAGCAAGGAGGAGACACCGTCGCACAAGTAG
- the ODAD1 gene encoding outer dynein arm-docking complex subunit 1 isoform X2 encodes MPTPCSPRRPSASSCRADLQRLEKEREGLLRELRVAEGRANRQREQEKAGSLRALLRHQDQVEEQAATERRTVAQLDHEIRSWEKRLAGLAKQVGSTGVSQRHKAQGQRRVRTLENQLDKASARFNSQLTLNAGLREELETLRIERGRFEHLYRRLERELQETRKAIGAVIDSSSSAFDARDEAQTKLGQLREKAEKDLAQYGAEMKELQRVLDHDRRLRRFLDIKVQERTFTQEALEAKRKREQEEAEGKHRDPREELLESYETAFKEIQQLTGEDDLDVLVEKFIAVEDRNFAQFNYVNEQNNELERLGERITQVRREIQEAQAQEQQEQQEQWAQTLALEMQQEAVVQEAQELLSKEKVVRKTLEQLKEGIRSLFRKLDCQCSELDLALGGSAVVQDRNISVFLGLLEQRAHELLAMRSYLASKNYDLPYHPEETARLLLGQMVGYAPKAYPLRPPTAGEEYEAGTEEEERPLTHSELRDRILREVLSKEETPSHK; translated from the exons ATGCCTACACCCTGCAGTCCCAGGAGACCATCCGCAAGCAGCTGTAG GGCCGACCTGCAACGGCTAGAGAAGGAGCGGGAGGGGCTGCTGCGGGAGCTGCGGGTGGCAGAGGGCCGTGCCAACAGGCAGCGGGAGCAGGAGAAGGCTGGCAGCCTGCGTGCCCTGCTGCGACACCAGGaccaggtggaggagcaggcgGCCACGGAGAGGAGGACGGTGGCCCAGCTAGACCATGAG ATCCGGAGCTGGGAGAAGCGGCTGGCGGGGCTGGCGAAGCAGGTGGGCAGCACAGGAGTCAGCCAGCGGCACAAGGCCCAGGGCCAGAGGAGGGTGCGCACCCTGGAGAACCAGTTGGACAAG GCATCAGCCCGGTTCAACTCCCAGCTGACGCTGAACGCCGGCCTGCGCGAGGAGCTGGAGACCCTGCGTATCGAACGTGGGCGCTTCGAACACCTCTAccgcaggctggagagg gagctgcaggagacgCGGAAAGCCATTGGAGCCGTGATTGACTCCTCCTCCTCGGCCTTTGATGCTAG GGACGAGGCCCAGACCAAGCTGGGGCAGCTGCGGGAGAAGGCGGAGAAGGACCTGGCCCAGTATGGGGCCGAGATGAAGGAGCTGCAGCGGGTTCTGGACCACGACCGGCGCTTACGTCGCTTCCTGGACATCAAGGTGCAGGAGCGGACGTTCACCCAGGAGGCGCTGGAGGCCAAGCGCAAGAGAG AGCAAGAGGAGGCCGAGGGGAAACACCGGGACcccagggaggagctgctggaaTCCTATGAAACTGCCTTTAAGGAGATTCAACAGCTGACAGGGGAGGACGACCTGGATGTGCTGGTGGAGAAATTCATAGCAG ttGAGGACCGGAATTTCGCCCAGTTCAACTACGTCAATGAGCAGAACAACGAGCTGGAGCGACTGGGGGAGCGAATCACCCAG GTGCGCCGGGAGATCCAGGAGGCACAggcccaggagcagcaggagcagcaggagcagtgggcgcAGACCCTGGCACTGGAGATGCAGCAGGAGGCTGTCGTGCAGGAGGCCCAGGAGCTGCTGAGCAAAGAGAAGGTGGTCAGGAAAACCCTGGAACAGCTCAAAGAGG GGATCAGGTCGCTGTTCAGGAAGCTGGACTGTCAGTGCTCGGAGCTGGATTTGGCGCTGGGGGGCTCGGCTGTGGTGCAGGACAGGAACATCTCCGTGTTCCTGGGTCTCCTGGAGCAGCGGGCCCACGAGCTGTTGGCCATGCGCTCCTACCTGGCCTCCAAG aattaCGATCTGCCCTACCACCCCGAAGAGACGGCTCGACTGCTCCTGGGGCAGATGGTGGGTTATGCCCCCAAAGCGTACCCCCTGCGGCCCCCCACTGCTGG gGAGGAATATGAAGCTGGGACTGAGGAAGAAGAACGACCCCTCACCCACAGTGAACTGAGAGACCGCATCCTCCGGGAG GTGCTGAGCAAGGAGGAGACACCGTCGCACAAGTAG